A genome region from Glutamicibacter arilaitensis Re117 includes the following:
- a CDS encoding efflux RND transporter periplasmic adaptor subunit — protein sequence MYPTGEIPAETVFAEKATVENKLSIGGSIKLTESKELNAPVDGVVNWAFVKPGDNVSLGDRIFQIRVESQPDSAETDSAEDEEPQDEQQPRAAAPVMKYHDVYAPATGKVGAFQIEVGDDTTKGTALGSIQPQEFLAVGSVDPLDRYRLLDENLEATITIDGGPEPFTCKNLNFGDSASKKASGSTEDQNMGSFSGPMVADESADSDSSSEISCVVPTETVVFDGLNMTMEIDAGSAEDVLTVPVSAVRGLVGQGAVWKLDENGKEIRTEVELGVTDGKVIEVISGLKDETEVLRFVPGSTPSPEDMMGMEYATDEW from the coding sequence TTGTATCCGACCGGCGAAATTCCGGCCGAGACAGTTTTCGCCGAGAAAGCAACTGTCGAGAACAAGCTATCCATCGGTGGTTCCATCAAACTCACCGAATCAAAAGAGCTGAATGCACCGGTTGACGGCGTCGTTAATTGGGCTTTCGTCAAGCCCGGCGACAATGTCTCCCTCGGAGATCGAATTTTCCAGATCCGTGTCGAATCCCAGCCGGATTCTGCAGAGACCGACAGCGCAGAAGATGAAGAACCCCAGGACGAACAACAGCCACGAGCTGCCGCACCGGTCATGAAGTACCACGACGTATATGCACCGGCCACAGGCAAGGTCGGAGCCTTCCAAATTGAGGTCGGCGACGACACCACGAAGGGCACAGCGCTCGGCAGCATTCAGCCCCAGGAGTTCTTGGCCGTTGGTTCGGTTGATCCACTGGATCGCTACCGGTTGCTTGATGAAAATCTCGAAGCCACGATCACCATTGACGGTGGCCCGGAGCCTTTTACCTGCAAGAACTTGAACTTCGGTGATAGCGCGTCAAAGAAGGCTAGCGGCAGCACCGAGGACCAGAACATGGGTTCATTCTCAGGCCCGATGGTGGCTGATGAATCTGCTGACAGTGATTCAAGCAGCGAGATTTCCTGTGTTGTACCCACGGAGACCGTAGTATTCGATGGCTTGAACATGACCATGGAAATTGACGCTGGTTCCGCCGAAGACGTATTGACCGTTCCAGTATCCGCTGTTCGTGGTTTGGTTGGCCAGGGCGCGGTATGGAAGCTGGATGAAAACGGCAAGGAAATCCGCACCGAAGTCGAGCTTGGCGTGACCGACGGAAAGGTCATCGAAGTGATCTCAGGGCTGAAGGATGAAACCGAAGTGCTCCGCTTCGTTCCAGGTTCCACCCCG